DNA from Streptomyces sp. Edi4:
TGCCCGCACTCACCCCGGACACCATCCGCACCGCGACCGAAACCCTGTCCCGCCTCACCAACTACCTGCGCGACAACCCCGAACCGGACGAGGCGCTCGCCCTCGTCGAACCCCTGCTCGACGAGTACACCGGCGTCCCCGTCCAACTCGCCGACACCCTGCGCGCCCTCGCCCGCGTCGTGCAGGATCACCCGGACACCCCGCGCACCAAGCACGCCAGCCTTCTGATCACGGAGCTGCGCGCCGCCGCGTGGGAACAGGCCGACCAGCACACCCTCCACTACGTCCTCGACGGCCTGCGCACCCTGCGCGAGAAGGACCCCACAGCCGAGCCGGGGAGCGGCTGATGCCGCTGAGCGAACGGCAACTCGCCGCCTTCGCCGACAAGCACGCCTGGCAGATCCCGTTCGACACCAGCCCCCGCCACCTCGCCGGCCCCGGAGACGCTCGCCATGTCACCCACGGTCTGGCCGCCGCCGGTTGGAGCCCGACATCCGACCCGCTGAGTGCCGAGATCGTCCTGCACAGCCCCGATCACCGCTACCGCCTCCAGTTCGACCCGCAGTCCGCCACCTCCGCATGGTGGCGGCTGTGGGCCGAGCCCACCGGCACCGAGCCGGGCTGGTACGCCGAATTCGGCGAACTCGTGCCCGCCGAGATCCTCGGCCACCTCACCGACACCCTCATCGCCCCGCCGACCACCCAGCGACCGGACCCGTTTCAGGTCCTGGAGTCGGCAGGATGGGCGCGGAAGACGGCGACCGCGGCCCACTCCGCC
Protein-coding regions in this window:
- a CDS encoding DUF317 domain-containing protein; this encodes MPLSERQLAAFADKHAWQIPFDTSPRHLAGPGDARHVTHGLAAAGWSPTSDPLSAEIVLHSPDHRYRLQFDPQSATSAWWRLWAEPTGTEPGWYAEFGELVPAEILGHLTDTLIAPPTTQRPDPFQVLESAGWARKTATAAHSADGMCHVERRPDPDDAQGFWHVETCEPGHGTPMGPRIWHAWFDGNTPEHLVTAFVTALADPAPLQRAMFDRTAHHSVVQQPSPHTPQQTVDAHATRIDALRAQSRAARRQRTKPATTPAPTATAQPAARR